GCCCCTTCGACAAGACCGATATCGGCACACGGGTGACGATCGGTCACATGGCGATGATACACAACTGCACCATCCACGACTTCGCCGTGATCGGCATGCTCTCGGTGATAAGCGACTATTCCACGGTGGGCGAATGGGCGATCATCGGGGAGCACTCCCTCGTGGTGAACCGCCAGGTGGTTCCAGGCGCGAAGGTCTACGCGGGAGCGCCTGCGAAGGAAAAGGGTGACGTCCAGCAGAAGCATCGCGATGTCTGGAACCTGGGCAAGCAGATATACGTGGACCTCACCTCGCAGTACCGGGAGAGCTTCAGGAGAATCGATTAGGGAGGGAAGGGCCGGGGGGCCGATGCGCTCGCGTGCCCCGGAGTGTGCTATGGCATAACGCGGCTATGCGCGGATGATTGAAAATCAATCTCGACCACAAAACCGCATCTGCAGCGGCATTTTTCCCGAAACACCTCAGTCCCCGAACACAATCCGGATGCAACCGACCCCGGTGCCGGGCCGCGTGCGGGGTTAACAGGTGGCGCATAACGGATTCCGGACGGAATCGTTCAAAATTCGTTGCGCTGCGTACCGGTCCCCAATGAGCGAAAAGGCGCGGGTCAACTAAATCGGTCCGGCCTACGCGTCGAAGAGCGTAACCTGGCGCTCCAGGTAATCGGCGAGCCGCGAGACTTCTTCGGCATGATTTTTTAGTACGTTCAGTATCTCGGAATTCGCCTGCGTAATCTCATTCACGGACGATATCGACTTCACGATCTCTTCCGACGCGGTCATCTGCTCGGCCGACGCGTACTTGATCTCGCTCGCGCGGTCCTTGACGATGGACGCCTGCTCGTTGACACCATGGTTGATCTCGTCCTGGCTGGCCATAACGCCGGCGATCTCGCTTATCCTCGCGTTCACCGCCCCCACGCCGTCGATGATCCTTCGTATGGTCAGCACCGCCGTGTCCATCGTCGTCGAGCCCCGCGCTATTTCGCCGATATTCAGCTTAATAAGGGAGTCGATTTCTTTCAGGCTCGATGCCGTCTGATCGGCAAGTTTGGATATCTCGTCGGCCACGACCGCGAACCCCCGGCCCGCGTCCCCGGCGCGCGCGGCCTCGATCGCCGCGTTGAGCGAAAGCAGGTTGATCTTGTCCGATATCGAATCGATGATCTCGACGATGCCCGTCATCCGGTCGGAGCCCTCGTGAATTTTAGTCATGCTCGATTGCATGGATTCCAGCGACGACTCGCCCGATTTCGCATGGACCGCGATATCGTTCACCACGGTCATGCTCTCCTTGATCTTCCCGCCGGTGCTGTCGACCATCCCCGACAGTACATTGAGCCGGTCGAGGAATCCCGTGACGGTCTCGAACTGCGCGGACGCGCTCCCGGCGTTGTGCTCCGTGGTGGACGAAACTTCCTCCATGGCGGCGGTGATTTCTTCGGCGGAGGAGGCCTGGCTCTGGAAATTGTCCATGAAACCGAGCGTGAGCGATTTCATCTCGCTGGACGAGCCCGCCAGGGTCTGCGACGAATCCTTCACCGATTCGAGCAGGGACTGGATTTTACGGTAATTGTCCCTGTTGGTTTTTGCTTCCCTGTCGGACCTCCTGATGGCGCCCTCCGTGATGGAGACGATGAGATATGAAAGCACCGTGACCAGGGCGAACGTGAAGACAGAGTCGACCACCCCGACGCGGGCCGCCTGGGATCCAAGCTCGTCCAGCCTGTCCCGTACCATGATGTAAAACGCGAGATCGCCCGCTATGAAGAACACCGAAACTCCGACCAGCAACTTTCTCTTACAGAAAAGGGCGGCCATCACCACTATGACAAGCATAAGATAGAAATACGAGGTATACCCGGTATGGGGATCCTTGGCGAGCTTCGCGAATTGCGCGAGCATCAGGAGGAGGGCCGTCCCCATGACAATGAAATTCGCGGCGGCGGTGTATCGCCCGCTTACCAGGATAAGCAGGGTGCCCAGTATCATGAAAATGAGCGTGCCGATGGCGATGACGGAACGCTCGTAGGATACGGGTTGGGCGACAAGGAAGATCGTTATCATGAGCAGGAGTATGGTGATCGTGCTCACGCTGAAGTAGTACAGCGCCCCCGCCTTTCGCTTCACCAGGTAAGAATCGTCGCCGAATTTATTTTTGATAAACGAGGGAGCGGTTTTAAATAACGCCATGGCGATCACCCTATGCCTCGATGCTCCCGCCTCATCCCGGGACGGGGCAAACCTCCATGCGTAGCGGATCGCGATGATTGTTCACCCCTTGGCCATACTGGATCGGAAGCGGGTCGTCGAATCTGTATGTTTTTGGTATGAAAATTTATCCATACAGTGGTCCCTGT
This window of the Spirochaetota bacterium genome carries:
- a CDS encoding gamma carbonic anhydrase family protein, producing MPIYEVNNRRPRIGEGTWIAPSAEIIGDVTIGKNCYVGFGAIIRGDYGTITIGDETAVEEGVTIHARPFDKTDIGTRVTIGHMAMIHNCTIHDFAVIGMLSVISDYSTVGEWAIIGEHSLVVNRQVVPGAKVYAGAPAKEKGDVQQKHRDVWNLGKQIYVDLTSQYRESFRRID